The sequence GGTCAGGGTGCCCTCCTGGACGGCCGTCACCATCTGCCAGTTGAGGAGCTTCATCGCGTCCAGCCGGGTGTGGGTCCGGGCGAGCAGTCGGCGCACCCAGGGCAGGTCGACCACCCGGCGGCCGTCGGCGAGCTTGGTCTCCATCGCCCAGCGCTGCACGTCGTGCAGGGCGCGGATCGCCATGGTGCCGTGGGCGGCGAGGGTGACCCGCTCGTGGTTGAGCTGGTTGGTGATCAGCCGCCAGCCCTGGTTCTCCTCGCCCACCCGGCGCGCGACGGGGACGCGGATGTCCTCGTAGTAGCTGGCCGTGGTGTCGTGCGAGGCGAGCGTGTTGATGACGGTGCAGGAGTAGCCCGGGTCGGAGGTCGGCACCAGGAGCATGGTGATGCCCTTGTGCGGCGGCGCCGCGGGGTCGGTGCGCACGGCCAGCCACACCCAGTCCGCGGTGTCGCCGTTGGTGGTCCAGATCTTCTGCCCGTTCACGACGTACTCGTCGCCGTCACGTACGGCCCGCGTCTTCAGCGCGGCGAGATCGGTGCCCGCGTCGGGCTCGCTGTAGCCGATCGCGAAGTCGATCTCGCCGGAGAGGATGCGGGGCAGAAAGTACGCCTTCTGCTCCTCGGTGCCGAAGCGCATGAGGGTCGGGCCGACCGTGTTCAGCGCCATCAGGGGCAGCGGTACGCCGGCCTGCGCGGCCTCGTCGAAGAAGATGAACTGCTCCATCGCCGTCAACCCGCGCCCGCCGTACTCCTTCGGCCAGCCCACGCCGAGCCAGCCGTCCGTGCCGAGCCGCCGGATGGTCTCGCGGTAGAACCGCTTCTGCGCGGCCGGGTCGGCGTACCGGGCCTGGGCGCCGGTCGGCACCAGCCGCGCGAAGTAGGTGCGCAGTTCGCTGCGCAGTCGCTGCTGCTCGGGCGTGTGGTCGAGGTGCACGGCGCCTCCAGGGTCCCCAAGGGCGGTCCTGACGGCGCACACCGTAGAACGTGTTCCAGAAATTGGGAATGGCGTGCCACGGCTCAGTTCAGGCTCACCATGAAGTCCGCACACGCCCCGGCGCAGGACCGGCACGCCCCGGCGGCCGATTCGGCGCCGGACTGCCCGTCGAGGGCGTGCGCGCACTGGAGGCAGACCGAGCGGCACCATCGCAGCTGGACCCTGATCCCCTCCTCGTCCTGGCGGTTCTCCTCGGACAGCATCCGGCAGGTCGCCTCGCAGACCTCGGCGCACATGATGCCCAGTCGGCGTACCCGGTCACGGTCCTCGGTGCCGTCCGGGACCAGGAGGCTGGTACGTACCGCACACGCTCTGGCACACTCCGTGCACGCCTGGGCGCACAGGAAGCGGTCCTCCAGGAACCGGTAGACCTGCTGCTGCGAAGTCGGTGGAGTCACGCCGCCCGGGTATCCGGGCCGGGCCGGCGCAAACGCCCGCACCGGGCCCCGAGCCGCGGCGATCGGAGCCAGGTCGCCCCACGTGGACACCCGGCCACCCAGGGTGTCCGGTTCGTCCCGTTCTGGGCGGGGTATTCCTGTCCTATGGATACCGCACAGATGCAGCTGGCCGCGGCAAGCGGCCTGATGGGCCTCGTGTTCTTCGTGGTGGCCATGGGCGTCCTGGCGCTGCTCGCCGGCGGCTTCTGGATGAACTCCCGCATCAAGTACCGCGAGCCGCCCCGGCCGCGTCCCGACGAGCAGCCGCACCTGCCGCCCGGTGGCGCGGTGCACGAGATCCGGGAGAACAGGGAATCCCAGGAGGTTCCCCTGATCCCCAAGGGCGGTCGCGCGCTGACCCCGTACGAGCTCACCAACATGGACACCAGGCCCAGCGACTCGAAGGACCGCCCGCGCTGGAGCAAGGGATCGAGCGGCTCGTTCGGCGGCGGCGGACTCGGCGCCCACTGAACCCCCACCGGACACCCGACACGACGGGACACCCGACACGACGGGACACCGAACTCACGGCATCGAGCGAACGACCCGCCCCGGCCCGCGCCGGACCGCCATGCGCCGCTAGGAAGCCTTCCTGGCGGCGTCGAGGCGGTCGACGCGGGCCACATTGCGCACGTCGTCCGGATCCTCACTGGGCTCGGCCGCGAACCACGCGTCGAGGATCTCCGCCAGCACCGGCGCGGAGGTGAGCCGCAGGCCGAGAGCCAGGACGTTCGCGTCGTTCCAGCGCCGCGCGCCCTCGGCCGTCGCGGCGTCCGTGCACAGCGCCGCACGGACGCCCGGCACCTTGTTCGCCGCGATGGAGGCACCGGTCCCGGTCCAGCAGCACACGACCGCCTGATCGGCCACCCCCTCGGCGACGTCACGGGCGGCCGCTTCCGAGCAGACCGCCCACCGCGGGTCGGCACCGGGCCGCAGCGCACCGTGCGCACGCACCTCGTGGCCACGCCGGCGCAGCTCCTCGACGAGGAGACGGGCCACGGGTTCGTCCATGTCGGAGGAGACGGAGATCTTCATGCGCGGCTCTAGCCTCCCATGCAGGGGAGCCTCGAAGGCTTGGTGACATCTCTTGCGGACATCGGTTTCTTCAGCTCTCGGCAGCGACCCTATCCGACGCCTCACGCTGTGCCTGGAGGGCAGCCGACGGGCCGGTTCCCCGCCCCCGCACGAGGGCCGCCCTCATGGACCGGTTGGCCCGGAACTCGAACCAACCCCCACCCGACAGGAAGAATGTTCCAGCGTGTACTGCGTACGTCGTCGAGAGACGCGTGATTCCCCGCCTGGCGAGCGATGACCCGACGGTACTGCGCAGCGGCGGAAGGCCGTGCACCGTGAAAGGGCGGCGGCGGTGACCGCGCCGCCGCCCTTTCACGACCGGACCGTCAGGAGTCCTCGATGGTGATGAAGGGGTCCCACTGGAAGTACCCCTTCAACTGCCGGTGCCGGTCGAGGATCTGGAAGTAGAAGTGGTACACGACCTTGCCGACGCTCTTCACCGTGGTGCGCCAGTAGTGGTCCTGGTACTTCTGCGTCACGAAATCCGGACTGCCCTCGCTGCCCTCCCGCGGCAGCGGATAGACGCCGTCGACCACCTCGATCTCCGGCGTCCTGATGAGCGTGTGGTCGCGGTCGCTGCTCACGTACCGGTACAGCAGCGCCTTGTAGTCGCTGCCCAGCGACACCGTCGTCTCCCGCCACCGGATGGTGTCCCCGGGCTCGGCCCGCAGATTCAGCTCGGCGCCCGACGTGCCGACGATGTGGTCGTGCCGCGTCGTCATGTAGATCAGGCTCTGGTCGACGTAGGTCGGCGCGTCGGGATTCCGCGACGCGCCCGGATTCTGCTCGACGATCGTGGCCGCGTCGAAGGCGATCAATACGTTCAGATCAGCCATTTCATTCCCCCTCGGGTTTCGACATTTTCTGATACGAGAGTTTCGGTCACGAGGTTTTCGGCACCTTGTACGCCATGGCTCGCGGATAGTCGTGCCGGTCAAGGCGGACGCGGACCAGGAGGGGTCCGGCGTTGACCGGGTCGCGCGGGTCGCCGAGGCGGGCCAGCAGGTCGTCCAGCTCCGCGGGGCGGGCGACGCTGAGGCCGCTCGCCGGGGTGTCCTGGCCGGCGAAGACGGCCGCGAGGCGGTCGTAGTGCCAGGGGTGCAGGACGTTGTAGAAGTCCGGCTCGGCGGGGTCCTGTCCGGCGTAGTAGGCCGGGTGCACAAGCATCTGCTCGATGCCGTAGAAAGACCCGTTGTCCAGGACGAACACCACCGAGCGCAGCCCGAGCCGGGTGTGCGTGGAGATCTCCTGGCAGGTCTCCTGGAAGGCGCCGTCGCCGACGAACACCATCGGGCGGGCGCCCTCGCGTTCCGGGGCGAGCGCGGCGCCGGTGGCCGCACCGACCGACCAGCCGATGGACAGCCAGCTGATCTGGGACAGGAAGCCGCCCGCGGACAGGGACAGGTTCATCGAGCCGATGAGGGAGAACGCGGCGTCGGACACGACCGTCCAGTCGTCCGTGGTCTCCTGGCCCAGGAAGTGGTTGACCCGGTCGAACACGCCGTCGTACGTGAGCCGTTCGGCGTCCCGGGTCCGCGCACCGCTGACGCTCAGCGAGGCGCGGTACTGCGCCAGGCCGGCGGGGCGGTCGTCCCGCGCTCCCCGGTAGCTGTAGGACTCGGCGTAGTAGTCCGCGGACAGGCCCTCGAAGCCGTAGGCCTTCACCAGCGCATCCTGGACGGCGGGCAGCAACTGGGCGAGCTGGACGTCGGGGAAGTAGGAGGTGCCGACGCTGACGCCGCCGTGCGCCGCCATCACCCAGTCGGTGCCGACGCTCTGCTCGCCGTTGAGGTTCTTCGACGTGGACCAGGCGCCGAGCCCGATCCGGCAGGTGGCCCAGTCCTTGAAGATCGCGTACACGTCCGGGTGACTGGCCTTGCCGTTGTAGACGCCGTGGAACTGCGGCAGGTCCTCGTCGACGACGGCCTTGGCGCCGACGGTCGTGCAGAACGGTACGCCCGTGGCCTCCACCAGGTCGATGAGTTCCCCGCCGAGCCGGTACCGGTCGATCTCCTCGCCGGCCCACACGATCGGGCGGGGCCTGCCGTCCGGGCCGGGGTGCTCCTCGATCAGGGTGAGGATCGCCTGCACGGCCTGGTCCAGCATGCTCTGGTTGCGCTCGCTGAAAGGCCGTTCGCGGCGGACGATCGGCTCCGTCGGCTCAGGGCAGGGCTCGTCCCACAGGTCTTCCATGACCTCCAGATAGACCGGCCGGCGCTCGGAGACGCACGCGGTGAGCGCGGTGTCGATCTGTGCGGGCGCCAGGCCCGGGTGGGAGATGACCTGTGCGTCCACGGTGACCTGCCGGTAGACGTCCAGGTTGCTCTCGGCGCGGGGGCTCATGTGCGAGGTGAGCAGCCCGACGGCGCGGAAGTTCTGCCACTGCTCGTAGGGCGGGCAGGCGTTGACGGCGATGAGCGGGACCTGCTCGACGTACGCGCCGCCGCAGGCATTGAGCAGGTTGAACGCGCCCACGCTGTACGTCACCGCCGCCGCGCCCACGCCGTGGATGCGGGCGTAGGCGTCGGCGGCCTGGCCCGCGCCGCCCTCGGTCGGAGTGCCGACCCACTCGATGTCGCCCTCGGCCCGCAGGGTGGTGAGGAACGGGCCGAGGTGGTTGCCGGGGACGCCGAACAGATGGGTGATGCCCAACTCGGCCAGCCGCAGGGCGAGATAGCGGGCGACCGTGCAAGCAGGGGTGATCGCGCTCACGAGGTCTCCCCTTCCCGGTCCGCACCCGAGACGTCCTGCTCCGAAACTTTCCTGTCGGTGACCGGTGGGGCCTGATGGACGGCGAGGGCGGCGCGGACGGCGCTCTCCAGGGCGCCCTCGATCCAGGCGTGCTTGAGGGACGTGTGCTCGCCGGCGAAGTGCACCGGGCCCTCGGGCCGGGAGACGTCCAGGTGGAAGCTGGTCATCTGGTGCGCGGTGTAGATGGCGGCCTCGCCGAAGGCGTACGGGTCGCGGGCCCAGCTCTGGGTGGCGCCCCGGCCGGTGAAGAACACCTCGATGCGCCGGCCGTGCACGGCCTGGAGGTTGCGCAGGGCGTAGAGGTAGCGCTCCGCCTTCGGCATGGAGTCCCAGCGTGCGGCGTCGTCGGACCAGGAATACGAGGCGAGGACGACGCCGCCGCCCATGCTGTCCGCGATCGGGTGCGAGGGGTAGTACATGAACCGGTTGGGGTTGTCGGCGGCGGAGCCCCCGCCGAAGCAGTGGGTGGCGGGCCGGACGGCGGGGCCGCGCAGCGGCAGACCGCCGTCGATCCGCCGCATCTCCTCGGTGACGAGGCTGTCCTTGACGGCGGCGCCGAGCAGTCCGGCCTCCGGCTCGGGCAGCGTGGGCACGGACAGGGTCTCGGTGTCCGCCTCGGGCCCCCGCCGGTAGTACTCGTACAGGCCGGGCGCGATGCCGTCCAGCGTGTCGCGCCAGTCGTCCTCGGTGAACTCCCACCAGCGGTGGCTGAATTCGAGCAGCACCTTGGTGGCCTGGTCATAGTGGGTCTCGATGATGGCGCGGCGCTTCTTGTACGACATCGAGGGGACGATCTCCACGAAGCGCAGCGAGGAGAACGGGATGGTGACGACCGCCAGGTCCGCCGTCCACAGACGGGGCAGCTCCTTCGGGTCCTCCTCGTCGACGGTCTGTACGGCCACGCCCCACCCGTCGGGTCCGACCGCCCCGGTGCCGTCGGGGTCGGTGTCGCGGCTGGGGTCGTGGTATTCGAGGCGGATCATGCGCTGGCCGAGCCGCACCTCGTCGCGCAGGCCCTGGTACAGGGCGTGCGGCAGGCGCCAGCTGCCGCCGGGGATCTCCCAGTAGCGGACGTCGGGGTTGATGTCGCTGCGGCTCAGGAAGCTGTGGAAGAAGGAGAGGTAGAGCCGCGAGGACATGTTCTCCAGGGTTCCGAGGGCCTCGACGGCCTCGTCGCTGAGCCCGGCGCGGTCGCGCAGGAAGGAGCCCATCGAGTAGCCGTCGAAGTCGCGGATCACCCGCGCCCAGCCCTCGACCCACTCGTCGAAGGGTTTGTTGACCCGCTTGCCGTCGACGACGTCGGAGTAGTAGTCGCGCACGCTCTCCAGCGCCTCGTCCACCATCCGCGCGACGGGGGCGCGGACCTCGTCGTCGGTGAGGTGGAAGCCCTCGTTGATCCGCTCGGGACCGGCGGCGTAGTCGGCGCGCCGCACCTGGACGCGGTTGGTGCGGATCCAGGAGTTGCCGCGCTTGTCGGGTTCGGCGAAGTCCGGGCTGTCGTCGCCGTACGTCCACGTCCGGCCGGTGAAGGAGGTGTACGTCACCGGAGGGACGGGCACGTCGGGACCGCTGCCGGTGTGGGGATCGACGTCCACGTTGTAGAACTGGCGTCGGCCGAGCCCCAGTTTGTCGACCAGGGCGAGGACGAGCGGGTGGAAGTCGGGCAGCCGCATGGCCCCGGCCTCGGCGTACTGGGCCGGGTCGGCGAAAGGCTGTTGGTGCTTGGTGGTGCGGAAGGTCTTGATGCGCCCGCCGACGCGGTTGGCGTTCGCCTCGAGGATGGTGACGTCGTGCCCGGCGTCCTTGAGCAGCCGGCCGACGACGAGGCCGGTGATGCCGGCGCCGATGACGAGGACCTTCTTGCGGGGGTGACGGGTGGTACCGAGGCGGCCCGTGTCTATCAGAGCGTGCAGATATTCGAGCTTGAGGTCTTTGCCGTCGGGTCCGACGAGGAGGAGTTCACGGGCGAGCCTGAGACAGGTCTGCCAGCGGGCACGGGTGGCGGAGTTTTCCCGTGGAGTGTCGGTCATAGCCTGCGATCGTAGATATGCCGAAACGGTTTCGCGGTTCACCCCGAACACAAAGTCCTGAAACTACCGACAGGAATGGGTGGCGCGATTTCTACTTGCCGGAATTCTCGGCGAGAAGGCGGGAGATCCCAGAGGGACGGAAGGGAAGCCGGATGCGAATGAAATAACAATTCACTCATGGAATGTGAAGCCCATGAGGCGAGGATGCGCCGACCCCGCCCACCGATCCGACACAAAAACCGTCACCCCACCGCCTCAACTGACCGACCGATCAGCGACGTTCGCATGTGCATCCGGCCAACGTGTGCTTGACCGGCGCCACGTCACCGCCGGGCGGTCAGCACCCCAGCCACCGAAGGTGCATTCATCGAACGTGAATTCGACGACCCTGAATGCCGGCTGCCGCCCTGTGACAGGGCGCGATTGTCTGCGAGTCGCCGGAAGGAGCGCCGGTCCGGCTCGCATGCACCGACCGCAAGATCACACAGCTGGTACGGCGGCGGACCGAACAGGAGCACGACCGACGCGTGAAGCCGCGACCACTTGCCACGCCACCGCCCCAAGGCCCGCACGGGCCAGAATCCGGACCGTTCCCGGGCCGACCACTCCGACGAGGTGCCCTGGGCCGCCAAGAGCTCCTAACACGACAGGCCGGCGGATGACCGGCTGTGCCAGGGAACCCGGCGGCGCGATGCATCCGGCCGAGGCGGCGGCGCCGGGACGCCGGTCCGCCAGAGGGCGCGGACTTCCCAGGGCGGGACCGCAGCCCAGGAACCCGAGTGCCCCGGTTATCCGGATTTACCGACAGAGATCACGTTCAGCTCGGTGAATTCACCCGGTATTACGCTGTCATGAGTCATGCCTTCTGAATCTACCGCAGTCCCCGAAACCGACTGGCTTCGGGTGACAATGCGGAGCGGGCTTCGACACCCCACAGGCAGAAATGGACGCGGATTCCCGGGAGTCTCCGGCAGCCGCACCGGGGTCTGATTCCGGCCGGTTCCACACGCTTCCTCCGGTCCGTTTCGCGTCGATTCCCCCTTCTCGGCGCCACACATACGCGTCACAGGCCGGCCTGTGGGGCGAAAGCGCGCGAGCGGCGGTGAGGTCGTGCCTGCCCTTTGGTTGACGGGTGAAGATTGTGTATTAGGGTGAATGCGTTCCTGCCGATCGCCACCGAACGGCAGGACGTCCCAGGGAGTTCCGCCCCGTCCGTTCCCAAGTCGCCCGTGTGCGGCCGAGTTGATCCGTGGCGTCGTATCGTGACGGCACCACAGCCGAATGGCGGACCCTTTCTGGGTGCTGGACGGGCATCCGGCACAGCGGAACCCTGTGCCGGCCATCGGCCTGTCCCCGGCAGTCGCGACCGGTTGTGCAGCGGTCGCGGCGGTCCCGCTCCCTACTGTTCTGACACTGAATTTCCCTCATGGTGATGACGATTCAATCTGAAGCGGGAGGCGCCCGGTGATATTCTCCCGTGCGTCGCGAGGACGCCGTGACGCAGCGGATGCCACGGCGCAGTCACCGGAATCAGCAGCGCCTCCTTCCAGTCCCTCACCCCCGGCGCCGAGTCCGCTGCCGGACCTCGTGCCGCTGACCGCGGAGGAAATCGCCCTGATGCGCGCGAGCGTGGCCGTGGTCGGCCCGCACGCAGCGGACATGACGGTGTATTTCTACGCCATTCTGTTCGCTCGCTACCCCGAGGTGCGCGGGCTCTTCCCGGACAACCTGGACGTCCAGCGCGACCGGTTGCTGCGCGGGCTGCTGCGGATCGTCGACCTCGTCGACGATCCGGAGAACCTGATCCGGTTCTGCGGCCGGCTCGGTCGCGACCACCGCAAGTTCGGGGCGCTGGACGGCCACTACCCCGCGGTGGGCGAGTGCCTGCTCGCGTCCCTGGCCCGCTACGCCGGCCCGGCGTGGAGCCCGGAGCTGGCCGCCGCATGGACGCACGGATACGGCGTCGTCGCGCAGGTGATGATGCACGCCGCGAGGGAGGACGCCCGCACGGCGCCCGCGGTGTGGGAGGCGGAGATCATCCACCACGTGCACCGCGGCCATGGCATCGCGGAAATCACCGTGCGGCCCGACGCGCCCTACCCGTACACGGCGGGCCAGTACGCGAGCGTGGAGACGCCCTGGCACCCCAAGGCGTGGCGCTACTACTCACCCGCGCACGCGCCGCGACCGGACAACACCGTGACCTTCCACGTGCGTGCGGTCGCCCAGGGCCAGGTCAGCCAGGGCCTGGTCTACAGCGCCAGGCCCGGGGACGTGGTGCGGCTCGGACCCACTCAGGGCGACATGACGCTCGACCCGCGCACCGACCGGGATCTGGTGTGCGTAGCCGGTGGAACCGGCATGGCCCCCATCAAGGCCCTGGTCGAGGACGCGGTCCGCACCGGGAAGGAGCGCTACGTCGACGTCTTCGTCGGCGCGCGGACCGCCGAGGAGCTCTACGGCCTGGACGACATGCTCAGGATGTCCCAGCGGCACCACTGGCTCTCTGTGCGGGCCGCGGTGTCGAACGAACGCATCGCGGGGCTGGAGGGCACCCTGCCGAGGGTGCTGAACGAGTTCGGGCCGTGGTACCGGCACGAGGCGTTCCTCTCCGGGCCGGTGGACATGGTCACGCAGGCCAGCGCCACC is a genomic window of Streptomyces griseochromogenes containing:
- a CDS encoding acyl-CoA dehydrogenase family protein; translation: MHLDHTPEQQRLRSELRTYFARLVPTGAQARYADPAAQKRFYRETIRRLGTDGWLGVGWPKEYGGRGLTAMEQFIFFDEAAQAGVPLPLMALNTVGPTLMRFGTEEQKAYFLPRILSGEIDFAIGYSEPDAGTDLAALKTRAVRDGDEYVVNGQKIWTTNGDTADWVWLAVRTDPAAPPHKGITMLLVPTSDPGYSCTVINTLASHDTTASYYEDIRVPVARRVGEENQGWRLITNQLNHERVTLAAHGTMAIRALHDVQRWAMETKLADGRRVVDLPWVRRLLARTHTRLDAMKLLNWQMVTAVQEGTLTPQDASAVKVYGSEARRDAYAWLMEAVAAAGPLKEGSAGAVLHGELERGYRSAVIFTFGGGNNEIQREIISWIGLGMPRVRR
- a CDS encoding ferredoxin, with translation MTPPTSQQQVYRFLEDRFLCAQACTECARACAVRTSLLVPDGTEDRDRVRRLGIMCAEVCEATCRMLSEENRQDEEGIRVQLRWCRSVCLQCAHALDGQSGAESAAGACRSCAGACADFMVSLN
- a CDS encoding DUF6479 family protein: MDTAQMQLAAASGLMGLVFFVVAMGVLALLAGGFWMNSRIKYREPPRPRPDEQPHLPPGGAVHEIRENRESQEVPLIPKGGRALTPYELTNMDTRPSDSKDRPRWSKGSSGSFGGGGLGAH
- a CDS encoding RpiB/LacA/LacB family sugar-phosphate isomerase, which encodes MKISVSSDMDEPVARLLVEELRRRGHEVRAHGALRPGADPRWAVCSEAAARDVAEGVADQAVVCCWTGTGASIAANKVPGVRAALCTDAATAEGARRWNDANVLALGLRLTSAPVLAEILDAWFAAEPSEDPDDVRNVARVDRLDAARKAS
- a CDS encoding inclusion body family protein, whose translation is MADLNVLIAFDAATIVEQNPGASRNPDAPTYVDQSLIYMTTRHDHIVGTSGAELNLRAEPGDTIRWRETTVSLGSDYKALLYRYVSSDRDHTLIRTPEIEVVDGVYPLPREGSEGSPDFVTQKYQDHYWRTTVKSVGKVVYHFYFQILDRHRQLKGYFQWDPFITIEDS
- a CDS encoding alpha-keto acid decarboxylase family protein — translated: MSAITPACTVARYLALRLAELGITHLFGVPGNHLGPFLTTLRAEGDIEWVGTPTEGGAGQAADAYARIHGVGAAAVTYSVGAFNLLNACGGAYVEQVPLIAVNACPPYEQWQNFRAVGLLTSHMSPRAESNLDVYRQVTVDAQVISHPGLAPAQIDTALTACVSERRPVYLEVMEDLWDEPCPEPTEPIVRRERPFSERNQSMLDQAVQAILTLIEEHPGPDGRPRPIVWAGEEIDRYRLGGELIDLVEATGVPFCTTVGAKAVVDEDLPQFHGVYNGKASHPDVYAIFKDWATCRIGLGAWSTSKNLNGEQSVGTDWVMAAHGGVSVGTSYFPDVQLAQLLPAVQDALVKAYGFEGLSADYYAESYSYRGARDDRPAGLAQYRASLSVSGARTRDAERLTYDGVFDRVNHFLGQETTDDWTVVSDAAFSLIGSMNLSLSAGGFLSQISWLSIGWSVGAATGAALAPEREGARPMVFVGDGAFQETCQEISTHTRLGLRSVVFVLDNGSFYGIEQMLVHPAYYAGQDPAEPDFYNVLHPWHYDRLAAVFAGQDTPASGLSVARPAELDDLLARLGDPRDPVNAGPLLVRVRLDRHDYPRAMAYKVPKTS
- a CDS encoding flavin monoamine oxidase family protein, with product MTDTPRENSATRARWQTCLRLARELLLVGPDGKDLKLEYLHALIDTGRLGTTRHPRKKVLVIGAGITGLVVGRLLKDAGHDVTILEANANRVGGRIKTFRTTKHQQPFADPAQYAEAGAMRLPDFHPLVLALVDKLGLGRRQFYNVDVDPHTGSGPDVPVPPVTYTSFTGRTWTYGDDSPDFAEPDKRGNSWIRTNRVQVRRADYAAGPERINEGFHLTDDEVRAPVARMVDEALESVRDYYSDVVDGKRVNKPFDEWVEGWARVIRDFDGYSMGSFLRDRAGLSDEAVEALGTLENMSSRLYLSFFHSFLSRSDINPDVRYWEIPGGSWRLPHALYQGLRDEVRLGQRMIRLEYHDPSRDTDPDGTGAVGPDGWGVAVQTVDEEDPKELPRLWTADLAVVTIPFSSLRFVEIVPSMSYKKRRAIIETHYDQATKVLLEFSHRWWEFTEDDWRDTLDGIAPGLYEYYRRGPEADTETLSVPTLPEPEAGLLGAAVKDSLVTEEMRRIDGGLPLRGPAVRPATHCFGGGSAADNPNRFMYYPSHPIADSMGGGVVLASYSWSDDAARWDSMPKAERYLYALRNLQAVHGRRIEVFFTGRGATQSWARDPYAFGEAAIYTAHQMTSFHLDVSRPEGPVHFAGEHTSLKHAWIEGALESAVRAALAVHQAPPVTDRKVSEQDVSGADREGETS
- a CDS encoding globin domain-containing protein translates to MPLTAEEIALMRASVAVVGPHAADMTVYFYAILFARYPEVRGLFPDNLDVQRDRLLRGLLRIVDLVDDPENLIRFCGRLGRDHRKFGALDGHYPAVGECLLASLARYAGPAWSPELAAAWTHGYGVVAQVMMHAAREDARTAPAVWEAEIIHHVHRGHGIAEITVRPDAPYPYTAGQYASVETPWHPKAWRYYSPAHAPRPDNTVTFHVRAVAQGQVSQGLVYSARPGDVVRLGPTQGDMTLDPRTDRDLVCVAGGTGMAPIKALVEDAVRTGKERYVDVFVGARTAEELYGLDDMLRMSQRHHWLSVRAAVSNERIAGLEGTLPRVLNEFGPWYRHEAFLSGPVDMVTQASATLARQGIPQERIHFDPFDVPALEAALLPRQLREPPED